Proteins from a single region of Choloepus didactylus isolate mChoDid1 chromosome 10, mChoDid1.pri, whole genome shotgun sequence:
- the LOC119545276 gene encoding translation initiation factor IF-2-like, translating to MAGSGPRGVPLSAPAARVSLRDSGEARTRARRGGPRRRLPLLYLVQHVALARPQRGASAETMTTPLRRARSPAGRLRGVGLDVGRRREGGRAGRGPAQATPPGGAQAQRAHRRQGASTWRRERRRRGFATTVAAAVAAQLPQRRPARAAAPGLFAAARVSPPGPGRAHRYRRGGGSRAGSVARRQRSAAPPAPGSFPGPPPRPGPAPVDAGAPRRRPGGGGRGGCCGPGGGSCPLPGRGQIVSEKPGPGPGLEPPPTALVAVGGGGGPGAVVLPAGMINPSVPIRNIRMKFAVLIGLIQVGEVSNRDIVETVLNLLGGHLML from the exons ATGGCTGGCA GCGGTCCCCGCGGGGTGCCGCTCTCTGCTCCCGCGGCCAGGGTTTCTTTGAGGGATTCCGGGGAGGCCCGGACGAGAGCAAGGCGAGGGGGACCGCGGCGGCGGCTGCCACTCCTGTACCTGGTCCAGCACGTGGCGCTGGCGCGCCCGCAGCGCGGTGCCAGCGCCGAGACCATGACGACCCCACTA CGGCGCGCCCGCTCACCGGCCGGTCGGCTCCGAGGGGTCGGGTTGGACGTCGGACGCCGGCGGGAGGGGGGCAGGGCGGGGAGGGGGCCCGCCCAGGCCACGCCCCCAGGCGGCGCGCAGGCGCAGAGGGCCCACCGCAGGCAGGGGGCGTCAACATGGCGGCGTGAGCGGCGGCGTCGGGGCTTCGCGACCACTGTTGCGGCCGCAGTTGCGGCGCAGCTTCCCCAGCGTCGGCCAGCCCGAGCGGCAGCGCCGGGGCTCTTCGCGGCCGCTCGCGTATCGCCGCCGGGACCAGGCCGGGCGCACCGGTACCGCAGAGGCGGCGGCTCCCGGGCGGGCAGTGTCGCCCGCCGGCAGCGGTCAGCGGCGCCGCCAGCGCCTGGGAGCTTCCCGGGACCCCCTCCTCGGCCGGGCCCAGCGCCGGTGGATGCCGGGGCTCCGAGACGCCGGCCGGGGGGCGGGGGCCGAGGCGGGTGTTGTGGTCCCGGAGGTGGTTCGTGCCCGCTGCCCGGGCGCGGGCAGATAGTGAGCGAGAAGCCGGGCCCGGGCCCTGGGCTGGAGCCTCCGCCCACGGCGCTCGTCGCGGTCGGGGGCGGCGGCGGCCCGGGCGCAGTGGTGCTCCCCGCGGGCATGATTAACCCTTCTGTTCCGATCCGCAACATCCGCATGAAATTCGCCGTGCTTATCGGACTCATACAGGTCGGAGAGGTCAGCAACAGGGACATCGTGGAGACCGTGCTTAACCTG